The Rhabdothermincola salaria genome segment GGCCGCCGCCTTTCGTCGAGTCCTGCCCGCGGGGCTCAAGGGCCGGGTGCGCGAGGCCATCCGGCGCACCGAACGGGGCCGGCGCCTCACCGACGACATCGTCACGCCGACGCCCGAGAAGGCGGCGGGCACGCCCGGTGCGGTCCACGGTCCGGGCATCCCGATCCTGGCCCTGATGGCCACGTGGAACGAGGAGGAGATCGCCTACGCGTCGGTGCGCCACGCCCTCGCCCTCGGGGTGGACGCGGTGTTCGTGCTCGACAACGCCAGCGACGACGCCACCCGCACCGAGGTGGAGGCCGCCGGCGCCACGGTGGTGATGACCTACGCCACCGAGCAGTTCGACGAGGCCTTCAAGTACGAGCTGGTCAACCGGCAGATCCCCCGCCTCACCGCCGAGCGGGGCCTCGACCGGGCCTGGTGGCTGATGCTCGACGCCGACGAGTTCCTGGACGTCCCGGGTGGCTCGCTGCCCGGCTTCCTGGCCGGCGTGGAGGCCGAGGCGAGGGTGGTGGGGGCCCGGGTGTTCGACCACTACCCCTCCGCCCCCGACGGCTACGTGGCTCGCACGAACCCGTTGGCCCAGCAACCGCTGTGCCGGGAGGTGGGCTACGACGCCTGCCGGGCCGGGCACCACAAGCACCCGCTGTTCCTGGTCGACGCCGACGCCCCGCCGATCTCGGTGTCGCCGGGGTTCCACACCCTGCGGGCCCGGGGGCGACTGCGCGAGAGCGCCCGCAGCGTGGTGCTGCACCACCACCCGCTGCGCGACGCCCAGGTGGCTCGGCGCCGCCTCGCCGCCCTGGCGGCCCGTGGCACCACCGCCGACAGCCGCCACCGCCTGCAGGCCGACGGCCACATGCGGGCCCGTCTGGCCTCCCTCGACGCCGTGTACGCCGGCGACTTCGACGCGGTGATCGACCACCGCACCGGGGGGCGGGGCATCCGGGTGCATCCGTGGCCGGAGGTGGCGCCGTGACCTGGTGGCACCTCACCATGCCGTTCTCCACCGACGGCAGCGCGGTGAACAACGTGATCCGCGAGGTCACCCGGGCGGCGGCGGCAGACGGCATCGATTCGGTGGTGGTGGGCTCGCACAACCGCACCTACGAGTTCCCCCACGCCCGGGTGGAGACGGTCGACCACGCCGCCCACCTCGACCACGAGTACCTGACCCGCCCGCAGATGCTGGCCGACGCCGCCCTGGGCCGGGTGGGCCGGGCCCGGCCGTGGGCGGGGCGCCTCTACCGGCCGGCGGCCGAGCAGCTGGGCTCGGT includes the following:
- a CDS encoding glycosyltransferase family 2 protein, with translation MAAAFRRVLPAGLKGRVREAIRRTERGRRLTDDIVTPTPEKAAGTPGAVHGPGIPILALMATWNEEEIAYASVRHALALGVDAVFVLDNASDDATRTEVEAAGATVVMTYATEQFDEAFKYELVNRQIPRLTAERGLDRAWWLMLDADEFLDVPGGSLPGFLAGVEAEARVVGARVFDHYPSAPDGYVARTNPLAQQPLCREVGYDACRAGHHKHPLFLVDADAPPISVSPGFHTLRARGRLRESARSVVLHHHPLRDAQVARRRLAALAARGTTADSRHRLQADGHMRARLASLDAVYAGDFDAVIDHRTGGRGIRVHPWPEVAP